The Candidatus Latescibacterota bacterium genome segment GTCCACGTAGATGGACGGATCGCCTGGGCGACGGACAAAGGCGTGGGGGAATCGTCTTTTTTCATGGGTTCGCTGCGCTTCACGGAAAAGCCGGGCGGCCAGGAATTCCAGATCCTGAACGACCTTGGCGTCGAATTCTTTGATTACGGACAGGGGCGTGTCGGAAGCCGGACGATCTTTCCAGCGAAGATCCCATTCGGTGTCATCGACAGGCTTAAGAACCTTGATTTTCTTGTCTCCATCGAGAGCGCGCGCAGGCGCCGGACGCCACCGCTGGCAGAAAGCAGGCCGCAGGTGGAAGCAGATCTTGCCTGGCTGGTCGCCGCCCCCGAAGGAGGGACACTGTCGGGCAAGGGCGTCATTATCTGCGACATCGATACAGGCGTTAACTACCTGCATTCCAACTTCTTTAAGCTCAGCGGCGAGACTTTCGACTGGCTGGATGTCGATATGAGCGGGACCCTCACCGCCGGAGACGCTGTCGACCTCGACGACAACGGCTTATCGGACGCGGGGGAGGCACTCCTCTGGCGTGAAAGCGCTGGAACGAGCACTTACGGAAATAACGGCTCCGAATACGACACCAATCTGGATTTTCTATATAATGACGCTAACAGCAGCGGTACACGAGACTACGGGCCGCCTACGTTCGGCGAGAACGATCCCTGTTATGGAGAGCGGATATTCCTCACGGATGACGCTAACGACAACGGATATCTTGACCCCGGAGAGACTCTTCTTGCA includes the following:
- a CDS encoding S8 family serine peptidase is translated as MYKYHVFISIMILLFAGQVSAEVHVDGRIAWATDKGVGESSFFMGSLRFTEKPGGQEFQILNDLGVEFFDYGQGRVGSRTIFPAKIPFGVIDRLKNLDFLVSIESARRRRTPPLAESRPQVEADLAWLVAAPEGGTLSGKGVIICDIDTGVNYLHSNFFKLSGETFDWLDVDMSGTLTAGDAVDLDDNGLSDAGEALLWRESAGTSTYGNNGSEYDTNLDFLYNDANSSGTRDYGPPTFGENDPCYGERIFLTDDANDNGYLDPGETLLALGQTRIRAIYNKDGSIHRRGIDLLDSETDAWGHGTQVSGIFGGGWVGLHAMSGVAPGIESIHVDYDFAAEPPFLIPIEAGLAWAVGEGADIVLIEDGEWVW